In the genome of Candidatus Electrothrix rattekaaiensis, the window GCCGTCCTCATATAATAACGGTGTTCTGATGGTTTCAAGCAGCACCTTTGAACCGTCAATCGCAAAAACACCCCACTCCTCATGGACCACAGCCGTACCGGCAAGAACAGCCTGTTGGTCGCGCTCATAGAACCTCTTCGCCTGCTCGTTCTCTATGAGGTCATAATCTGTTTTTCCGACTATCTCCGGCTCCATTCTCCCGAAAAACTGTTCAACACGAGGATTGCAGGCAAGATACACCCCTTCGATATCTTTCAACCAAAGCAGATCTGGGACGGTTTCAATAATCAGTCGATTCAGCTGCTGCATATAAAGCAGCTGTTTTTCAGCGATCTTTTTTTCTGTAATATCAATCCAAGTCGAGCGGGTATGAAGAATCCGTCCGTCTTCATCCCGGACAGCCGAGACGTTGAGCAACACGTCGATCCTCCTGCCGTCACGCCTTCTCAGCTGAAGCTCTTCATTATTCACAGCCCCCTTGTCAAGAAACTGGATAAAGACTCGATTGAAGGCCTCATGGCAATCAGGATGATAAAAATCCGTCATCTTCCTGTTCAGAACCTCCTCCCTTGTATAGCCAAGAGTCTCTGCAAAGGTCTGATTGCAATTCAGCACCCGACGTGTCTGGGCATCAATAGAACCGAGCATATTTGGCGAATGATGATACAGATCCCTGTACGCCTCTCTGCTTTCAACAAGCTGTCGTTTGAGCTGCCAGCGGTCCAGATTGAATTGGATCAGGCGCTCAAGTAGGGTATCGGTCAGCTCGGACTTGGGCAGGCAGTCATCCGCCCCCTTCCTGATAACGTTGAGGATAGTTTGCTCATCATCCAGAGAGGTCAGGACAATAACCGGACAGGGCGCGTTTAAGGAGGAGAGTTGATCAAGGGTCTCGCTGATTGTACTGTCCCTGAGCGACAAATCAATGAAAAGCAAATCGAACTGGCTCTCCCTAAGACGAGCCAACCCCGTCATAAAGGCCCGTTGCTGCACAACCCTAGCACCACTGTACGTAGTCAGCTCAAGATTGGCCCGGAACAGATCTGCATGATCAGGGTTATCCTCAATCAGGAGTATGTTCAGCTCCTTTTCAGGCATCGCTTCGACCTGTATCCTGCACCAGATGATGCTGATTCAGTTCCCAATACTGCAGGATTTCGCTGATGACCTCTCCGTATTGATCCGCTTCCATGGGTTTAACAATATAACTGTTGGCATAATTCTTCAGAGCCCGCTTAATATCTTTTCCCGAGTTGGAGGTGGAAAAAATGACCACCGGAATTCCGGCCAGTCGATCACTGTGTTTGATTCGGGCCAGGATCTCAAGCCCGTCATACTTAGGCAATTTCAGATCCAGCAGCACAAGCCACGGAAGGCTCTGTTCTGGAGACGCTTCCACCCGTTTTAGATAGGTCATAGCCTCGGCTCCATCATGGAGGCGGTCCACACGAATCCTGTCGCTATAATCAGTGATATAAAACTCGGCAAGTTCAGCATGATCATCATTGTCTTCAACCAGCAGAAGCTGCTCAGTTCTTGACTCACTCATTCACTCCTCCCTGATTCATTTACAACATTGTTCATCTTATCGGGCGGATGCTTAGGAAAGGTGAGGCGAA includes:
- a CDS encoding response regulator, yielding MSESRTEQLLLVEDNDDHAELAEFYITDYSDRIRVDRLHDGAEAMTYLKRVEASPEQSLPWLVLLDLKLPKYDGLEILARIKHSDRLAGIPVVIFSTSNSGKDIKRALKNYANSYIVKPMEADQYGEVISEILQYWELNQHHLVQDTGRSDA